From a single Solenopsis invicta isolate M01_SB chromosome 6, UNIL_Sinv_3.0, whole genome shotgun sequence genomic region:
- the LOC105207432 gene encoding fanconi-associated nuclease 1, which translates to MIMMTQTRIDQFYKVSSSGNKSAKVKNNIKMSSRSPVLGKTKRGQALEKSRTSITANTGKASLSKANVNNSPMKIMENRMLTSPTAKHTSPIKSQQRTPESRSGTKFTPKTSSPIKDALDRSPERAKMVRRKLFKERTEKLVSTMINNLNLAKEGAIANNNIDLEKAYSSKIFNYRYNPIDTTASTRYEINDVVIPTDMYSLHFFLAIVIVFSNPINCGYFDRDELDLIFSLITLRKSAQALLIRMLKKKHTWHRVSNIKYDEISTDLKPIFDELVSRSIFKSNTQEEDISVLLNLLQADEIRKLCQESKINASGKKNGIQSILTFCRKTKSLFPGMATPATKLRALVNKRLGDCISLNVRIKELIDRIIVLLVPNRDPAETLVDVFLTLLRVETDQIKFPEITISDFPIFANKEHLLDYIEAKNTLTNLLSAIEEKKWETVRNLGTLAAQRLQLVVDVESDCIQDSSLPHYIRHFMPSYLWLKILSKSIDAFKKTIETIPLAIEFLQMLINQNCHMKYRKGQWYSELIKIEMHHRKNFDASVALLSDAITYENLTEVDRLDLKDRAERIANRKSGISKSTKDSVKLMLDNMFSNIQLTPSSSITINGSLCGRNTSHGKSNWCISSNTDQQMYGSVESLALYYYKGEGYIKGMHCEGAFPITLFATLFWDEIYNMNIPGAWVSLYQYAPLDLYSSEFYENRKEQIDMKLQIIRKFDSETLSRHLKHEFEMHCEYASIIQANIFKDSNCFQEVAFCLGVEGVVGICKRLIHNFSLWRAGFPDLIVWNANTKQYKIVEVKGPNDTLSTKQKLWLDYLNRLGLNTEVCYCESNTSQGRKRKHDEIVI; encoded by the exons ataacggcAAACACTGGCAAGGCATCTCTTTCTAAGGCTAATGTGAATAATAGCCCTATGAAAATTATGGAAAATAGAATGTTAACATCACCGACTGCTAAACACACTTCTCCTATTAAAAGTCAACAACGTACTCCGGAGTCTCGTAGTGGCACAAAGTTCACGCCAAAGACGTCGTCACCAATAAAAGATGCACTAGACAGGTCACCAGAACGCGCCAAGATGGTGCGAAGGAAATTATTTAAAGAGAGAACCGAGAAATTGGTGTCTACGAtgataaataatctaaatttggCCAAGGAAGGCGCTATCGCTAACAATAACATCGATCTTGAGAAAGCTTATTCGAgcaagatatttaattacagaTACAATCCCATAGACACTACAGCTTCGACGAGATATGAAATTAACGATGTAGTCATACCTACAGATATGTACTCACTACACTTTTTCCTGGCCATTGTTATCGTGTTTTCCAATCCAATCAATTGCGGGTATTTCGATCGGGACGAGCTGGATTTGATATTTTCACTGATCACCCTTCGAAAGAGTGCACAAGCGTTATTGATACGAATGCTCAAGAAAAAGCACACGTGGCACAGAGtaagcaatataaaatatgatgaaATATCCACCGACTTGAAACCCATCTTCGACGAACTTGTATCGCgatctatttttaaaagtaacacaCAAGAGGAAGACATATCCGTTTTATTGAACTTGCTGCAAGCTGATGAGATTCGTAAGCTTTGTCAAGAATCAAAGATCAACGCTAGTGGGAAGAAGAACGGTATACAATCGATTCTGACGTTCTGTCGCAAAACAAAATCATTATTTCCTGGAATGGCGACTCCAGCCACTAAGTTACGCGCGTTGGTTAACAAACGCTTAGGGGATTGTATATCATTGAATGTTAGAATAAAAGAATTGATTGATAGGATAATCGTACTATTAGTGCCTAATCGAGACCCCGCTGAAACATTGGTGGACGTATTTCTAACGTTATTGAGAGTTGAGACGGATCAGATAAAATTTCCAGAAATAACCATAAGTGACTTCCCTATCTTCGCCAATAAGGAACATCTGTTAGA ttatATTGAGGCTAAAAATACGTTAACTAATTTGTTAAGTGCAATCGAGGAAAAAAAATGGGAGACTGTACGGAATCTCGGAACTTTAGCCGCGCAACGTTTGCAGCTCGTTGTTGACGTAGAGTCGGATTG TATTCAAGATTCCAGTCTGCCTCATTACATCAGGCATTTTATGCCAAGTTACTTGTGGCTCAAAATTTTGTCCAAAAGCATCGACGCGTTTAAAAAGACTATAGAAACGATACCACTGGCGATAGAATTTTTGCAAatgttaataaatcaaaattgtcATATGAAATACAGAAAGGGTCAATGGTACAGTGAATTAATCAAAATAGAAATGCATCACAGGAAAAATTTTGACGCAAGCGTCGCATTACTCTCGGACGCGATTACGTATGAGAACTTGACAGAAGTTGATAGATTAGACTTAAAGGACAGAGCTGAGAGAATTGCTAATAGAAAATCCGGCATTAGCAAAAGTACAAAAGACAGTGTTAAACTTATGTTGGATAACATGTTCAGCAATATACAACTTACGCCTTCGAGCTCTATTACAATAAACGGATCATTATGCGG AAGAAATACTTCACATGGGAAGAGCAATTGGTGCATCAGTAGCAACACAGATCAACAAATGTATGGCTCGGTTGAAAGTCTggcattatattattacaaaggCGAGGGATACATCAAGGGTATGCATTGCGAGGGTGCCTTTCCGATCACCTTATTCGCTACATTATTTTGggatgaaatatataatatgaacaTTCCCGGCGCTTGGGTATCATTGTATCAGTATGCGCCATTGGATTTATATTCATCGGAATTTTATGAGAATAGAAAGGAACAAATTGATATGAAACTtcaaattattcgaaaattcgATTCAGAAACGTTGAGCAGACATTTAAAGCATGAATTCGAAATGCACTGCGAATACGCGTCTATTATTCAAGCCAATATTTTTAAGGACAGTAACTGTTTCCAG GAAGTAGCATTTTGCTTAGGAGTGGAGGGTGTTGTTGGAATATGCAAACGACTCATTCATAATTTCTCACTCTGGAGAGCTGGCTTTCCAGATTTAATTGTGTGGAATGCAAATACAAAACAG TACAAAATTGTGGAGGTGAAGGGTCCGAATGATACACTGTCAACCAAACAAAAATTATGGTTGGATTACTTGAATCGGCTTGGACTGAATACAGAAGTGTGCTATTGTGAG tcAAATACGAGTCAAGGACGAAAACGCAAGCATGATGAAATTGTGATATAA
- the LOC120358019 gene encoding uncharacterized protein LOC120358019 encodes MLYESKEPPLEVRISHISSKYIYKALANKSNPATSYLKSLRYLVKSPQDKINLIKKFPIFGIYIQASRDLTKIFRSTIPPKFQYPYSAYSFSPQINNSLTKLNKDASQDLVNQCFRHLADKLFKEHTHLYTDGSKSELSLAVGASVYIPSLNKAIMHKLPAETSIFSAEAWALLEAIGIIEELHWINSVIFTDSLSVLQAISQYNHKADNHIIYRLKHKLFLLDKFNFNLTLCWVPAHKGIPGNENADQAAKIASRQGFIPPFRIPYADYFAEINCNTTNKFRAYLEEAAQANGTQHASLYQHTLYKRPWFHRKPLDREEIVIINRLRSNHYNLKYSLFRKNMSDSPNCPCGEGRQDANHIIFYCPITIPKSSNLRQYLKDKYPSFQINIFSILGYPTTKLCRLILSYFKSCELNI; translated from the coding sequence ATGCTATACGAATCCAAAGAACCCCCATTAGAAGTCAGAATCTCTCATATTTCCTCTAAATACATTTACAAAGCCCTTGCCAATAAAAGTAATCCTGCCACTTCTTACCTTAAATCTCTCAGGTATCTGGTGAAGTCACCACAGGATAAAATcaatctcattaaaaaattccCAATTTTTGGAATTTACATCCAAGCTTCAAGagacttaacaaaaatatttcgtagCACTATTCCTCCGAAATTCCAATACCCTTATTCTGCCTACTCATTCTCCCCACAAATCAACAATTCTCTCACGAAGTTGAATAAAGATGCCTCTCAGGACCTTGTCAACCAATGTTTCCGGCACTTAGCTGATAAACTCTTCAAAGAACACACTCATCTTTACACGGATGGCTCAAAATCTGAACTCTCTCTGGCCGTCGGAGCCAGCGTATACATCCCTAGTCTAAATAAAGCCATAATGCATAAACTTCCTGCAGAAACATCCATCTTCTCTGCCGAAGCTTGGGCGCTGCTTGAAGCCATAGGAATTATCGAAGAACTTCACTGGATCAATTCCGTCATTTTCACCGACTCACTAAGCGTGCTTCAAGCTATCTCGCAATACAATCACAAGGCCGACAACCACATTATATACAGACTTAAACATAAGCTCTTTCTTCTAGACAAATTTAACTTCAACCTGACACTATGCTGGGTCCCGGCACATAAGGGAATTCCAGGAAACGAAAACGCAGATCAAGCTGCCAAAATTGCGTCCCGTCAAGGATTCATTCCCCCGTTCCGCATTCCGTACGCGGACTATTTTGCCGAGATCAACTGTAATACCACCAACAAATTCAGAGCTTATCTGGAAGAAGCGGCACAAGCTAACGGCACCCAACATGCTTCTTTATACCAACATACTCTTTATAAGCGCCCTTGGTTTCATCGCAAACCTCTTGACAGAGAAGAAATAGTAATAATCAACCGACTCAGAAGCAACCACTACAACTTAAAATACAGCTTATTCAGAAAAAACATGTCAGACTCACCAAACTGCCCCTGTGGGGAAGGTCGGCAGGACGCCaatcatatcattttttattgtccTATTACCATTCCGAAATCATCTAATCTCAGACAATACCTTAAAGATAAATATCCTTCATTCCAAATCAACATCTTTTCTATCCTTGGCTACCCTACTACTAAACTATGTCGCCTCATACTTTCATATTTCAAGTCGTGTGAACTCAACATTTGA
- the LOC105204171 gene encoding NAD-dependent protein deacylase sirtuin-5, mitochondrial, with protein sequence MHNVMKSFREVLANASNILILTGSGISAESGVPTFRGAGGFWRKYQAQSLATPEAFAANPSLVWEFYEYRRQVVNKVKPNKAHEAVADFQKRKLAEGKRVSIVTQNIDGLHQRAGATDVLELHGSLYRTRCTKCHNIVVNENIPICPALAGKGSPDPAIMSSDIPKEELPRCEIRGCGALLRPDIVWFGEQLDSNVLEKAHEIVETCDACLVIGTSAIVYPAAMFAPQVAQRNVPVAEFNIEETPATKQVQYHFQGPASITVTEALAP encoded by the exons ATGCACAACGTCATGAAGTCGTTCCGCGAGGTCCTTGCGAACGCTAGCAACATCCTGATCCTGACCGGCAGCGGGATCTCCGCGGAGTCCGGAGTGCCGACCTTCCGGGGTGCCGGTGGGTTTTGGCGTAAATACCAGGCGCAAAGCCTCGCGACGCCCGAGGCCTTCGCTGCGAACCCCTCGCTGGTCTGGGAGTTCTACGAGTACCGCAGGCAGGTGGTCAACAAGGTCAAGCCGAACAAG GCGCACGAGGCTGTGGCAGACTTTCAGAAACGCAAATTAGCGGAAGGTAAACGGGTTTCGATCGTCACGCAGAACATAGACGGTTTGCACCAAAGAGCTGGGGCAACGGATGTGCTGGAGCTGCACGGTTCGCTTTACAGAACACGCTGCACTAAATGCCACAACATTGTTGTCAATGAGAATATTCCCATCTGCCCAGCGCTGGCAGGAAAAGG ATCTCCCGACCCGGCCATCATGTCTTCCGATATCCCAAAAGAAGAATTGCCGCGCTGTGAAATCAGAGGTTGTGGAGCACTGTTGCGACCTGACATCGTATGGTTTGGGGAACAGTTGGATTCAAATGTGTTAGAGAAAGCAC ATGAAATTGTGGAAACATGCGACGCTTGCCTGGTCATCGGGACATCGGCGATCGTATATCCAGCTGCTATGTTCGCACCGCAAGTAGCGCAACGTAATGTACCGGTCGCCGAGTTCAATATAGAGGAAACGCCAGCCACAAAACAAGTGCA ataCCACTTCCAAGGTCCCGCTTCTATCACTGTGACGGAAGCATTGGCGCCTTAA